One Phosphitispora fastidiosa genomic region harbors:
- a CDS encoding RrF2 family transcriptional regulator, whose amino-acid sequence MNINQATDYAFRAVLYLARQTKGKVVDAQTISKAEVIPMRFLLKIMPSLIKKGIAGSQRGAKGGYFLAEAPENITFLDVVEAIEGPITINRCFIDPSYCSKKGAPECLVHRTLAGIQEKLIGELAGHNFGELVGK is encoded by the coding sequence ATGAACATTAATCAGGCTACTGATTATGCATTCAGAGCAGTTTTATACCTTGCCAGACAGACCAAGGGAAAGGTTGTGGATGCCCAGACAATTTCCAAAGCTGAGGTCATTCCAATGCGGTTTCTGCTGAAGATAATGCCCTCACTGATAAAGAAAGGTATAGCAGGCTCTCAGAGGGGAGCCAAAGGGGGTTATTTTCTGGCGGAAGCCCCGGAAAACATTACTTTTCTTGATGTCGTTGAGGCCATTGAAGGGCCGATTACAATCAATAGGTGTTTTATTGATCCTTCCTACTGTAGTAAGAAGGGCGCGCCTGAATGTTTGGTACACCGGACATTGGCAGGTATTCAGGAAAAGTTGATCGGCGAATTAGCGGGACATAATTTTGGAGAACTGGTCGGGAAATAG
- a CDS encoding creatininase family protein — protein sequence MSPKYLFAEMTWPEVKEVIKEERIAVVPVAIIEEHGYHLPVDTDLVLVSEVCAKTGRKIPGEIVVIPPVNHGYAPHQMDFPGVISISGETFTRYVTDVCMSLARQGFQKILLVNGHGSNISFLQIAARATILEYPDVMCAAISYWDLQPVIDTAARIRESENPGGMNHACELETSMYLAIKEELVQMDKAVRDLDKFTASKYFWLDLVGQGEGRPVIMIPYWSSISETGTLGDPTTATKEKGRQLLAAAVEGLIEFISVFKSRKHCSRISHLP from the coding sequence ATGTCCCCTAAATACCTGTTTGCTGAAATGACATGGCCCGAAGTAAAGGAAGTGATTAAAGAAGAAAGAATAGCTGTTGTTCCAGTGGCAATCATTGAAGAACACGGTTACCATCTCCCGGTTGACACTGACCTTGTCCTGGTCTCCGAAGTATGTGCCAAAACAGGCCGGAAAATCCCCGGAGAAATTGTCGTGATTCCACCCGTTAACCATGGTTACGCTCCACATCAGATGGATTTTCCCGGAGTCATCTCTATCAGTGGCGAAACCTTTACCCGATATGTAACTGATGTTTGTATGAGCCTGGCCCGCCAGGGATTCCAAAAGATTCTCCTGGTTAATGGCCACGGAAGTAATATATCGTTTCTGCAAATCGCAGCCAGGGCAACAATTCTGGAATACCCGGATGTGATGTGTGCCGCAATCTCTTACTGGGACCTTCAGCCTGTTATTGATACCGCAGCCCGGATACGTGAATCAGAAAACCCGGGTGGAATGAATCACGCCTGTGAGCTGGAAACTTCGATGTACTTGGCCATCAAAGAAGAACTGGTTCAGATGGACAAGGCAGTAAGAGACCTCGATAAGTTTACTGCTTCAAAATACTTCTGGCTGGATCTGGTTGGGCAGGGCGAAGGCCGTCCCGTCATCATGATTCCCTACTGGAGCAGTATTTCTGAAACCGGAACTCTAGGTGACCCGACCACTGCCACAAAAGAAAAGGGCAGGCAGCTCCTGGCGGCAGCAGTAGAAGGCCTTATTGAGTTTATCAGCGTTTTTAAAAGCCGTAAACACTGTTCCCGCATTAGTCACCTCCCCTGA
- the tsaE gene encoding tRNA (adenosine(37)-N6)-threonylcarbamoyltransferase complex ATPase subunit type 1 TsaE: MRVFSDSTEKTITIGQSLGRMLGAGSVVCLEGDLGAGKTHFAKGIALGLDISEHVTSPTFTIINEYEGRLPLYHVDAYRLEEEEEAYELGLEEYLFGSGVTLIEWPERVTGLLPDEYLTVSIIRADKGDNSRELEFLPCGQSYVDLTAGLFEELKKIVHIGD; encoded by the coding sequence ATGAGGGTGTTTAGTGATTCAACGGAAAAAACAATTACCATAGGTCAGAGCCTGGGCAGGATGCTCGGGGCAGGGAGCGTAGTCTGCCTGGAAGGTGACCTGGGTGCGGGAAAGACTCATTTTGCCAAGGGCATTGCCCTTGGCCTTGATATCAGTGAGCATGTTACCAGCCCGACATTTACCATAATTAACGAATATGAAGGGCGGCTGCCTCTATACCATGTCGATGCTTACAGGCTGGAAGAGGAAGAGGAGGCATATGAGCTGGGGCTGGAAGAATACCTTTTCGGCAGCGGGGTTACTCTGATTGAATGGCCGGAGCGTGTCACCGGTCTTCTTCCGGATGAATACCTAACGGTAAGTATCATCAGGGCTGACAAGGGTGATAATTCCAGGGAACTGGAGTTCCTGCCCTGTGGTCAAAGCTATGTCGATCTGACTGCCGGTCTGTTTGAGGAGTTGAAAAAAATTGTACATATTGGGGATTG
- the thiC gene encoding phosphomethylpyrimidine synthase ThiC, which produces MTQILKARAGELTPAMKEVAEKEGVAQDIILERVAAGKIAIPANIHHSNLKPCGIGQGLKTKVNANIGTSPQYPDIEKEMSKLRTALDAGADAVMDLSMGGEINTCRKQIIENCPVCVGTVPIYQAIVESKERYDNLMQLTADDLFGVIEKQAEDGVDFITVHCGVTLEVIERLRREGRITDIVSRGGAFLAGWMLHHETENPLFVQYDRLLEIALKHDVTLSLGDGLRPGCLADATDKAQVQELIILGELVERAWEQGVQVMVEGPGHVPMDQIAANMVIQKRLCKEAPFYVLGPIVTDVAPGYDHITSAIGGAIAAWSGADFLCYVTPAEHLGLPTDQDVHEGVIAARIAGHAADIVKGVPGARKWDDTMAKARKNLDWEAQLNLAIDPVKARALRKNKNPEGMKECTMCGEFCAMKVIGEYLGTQFPKC; this is translated from the coding sequence ATGACTCAGATATTAAAAGCCAGAGCAGGGGAACTAACACCTGCTATGAAGGAAGTTGCTGAAAAGGAGGGTGTTGCCCAGGATATCATTTTGGAAAGGGTGGCCGCGGGGAAGATAGCGATTCCAGCCAATATTCACCATAGTAATCTAAAACCCTGTGGTATTGGACAAGGACTGAAAACAAAAGTGAATGCCAATATAGGGACATCTCCCCAATATCCTGACATCGAAAAAGAAATGTCTAAACTCCGGACGGCCCTTGACGCAGGGGCAGATGCTGTGATGGACCTCAGTATGGGAGGCGAAATCAATACATGCCGGAAACAAATAATCGAAAACTGTCCCGTTTGTGTCGGAACCGTACCTATCTACCAGGCAATTGTGGAATCTAAGGAAAGGTACGACAACTTGATGCAGCTAACTGCTGATGATCTCTTTGGGGTGATTGAGAAACAGGCTGAGGATGGTGTGGATTTTATTACCGTTCACTGTGGCGTCACCCTTGAAGTGATCGAAAGGCTGCGCCGGGAAGGCAGGATTACCGATATTGTCAGCAGGGGGGGAGCATTTCTTGCGGGGTGGATGCTGCACCATGAAACGGAAAACCCTCTCTTTGTACAATATGACCGCCTCCTGGAAATCGCTCTGAAACACGATGTCACTCTAAGTCTCGGGGACGGTCTGCGGCCGGGGTGCCTGGCTGACGCTACAGACAAGGCCCAGGTCCAGGAACTGATCATCCTGGGTGAACTCGTGGAGAGGGCATGGGAACAGGGGGTCCAGGTCATGGTTGAAGGACCGGGGCATGTACCCATGGATCAGATTGCCGCAAATATGGTGATTCAGAAACGGTTGTGCAAAGAGGCGCCTTTTTATGTGCTAGGCCCTATTGTTACAGATGTGGCGCCTGGTTATGACCATATCACATCAGCCATCGGGGGAGCAATTGCAGCCTGGAGCGGCGCTGATTTCTTGTGTTATGTCACTCCCGCGGAGCATTTGGGGCTGCCCACTGACCAGGATGTCCATGAAGGTGTTATCGCAGCCCGGATAGCCGGACATGCTGCCGATATAGTCAAGGGTGTACCGGGAGCGAGGAAATGGGATGATACTATGGCCAAGGCCCGGAAGAACCTGGACTGGGAAGCCCAGCTCAACCTGGCAATTGACCCGGTGAAGGCCAGGGCTTTGAGAAAGAACAAAAACCCGGAAGGCATGAAGGAATGTACTATGTGTGGCGAGTTTTGTGCCATGAAGGTGATTGGTGAATACCTGGGGACACAGTTTCCCAAGTGCTGA
- the thiL gene encoding thiamine-phosphate kinase encodes MRIREVGEFGLINILVKKILPHSGRVVKGIGDDTAVMRQEPGRFLLMTTDMLVEDIHFSLKYFSLKAVGWKAMAVNVSDIAAMGGVPGFAAVSVSIPPDWEVEQVEELYSGLIDCSREYGIDIVGGDTVSSTKGLTVNVALTGYVEPDRVVYRSGASPGDIIMVTGPLGSSAAGLYVLNKPLPEDMPGMKPGMNRESEVISAHLYPRARLREGRILGGSGCISAMNDISDGLASEVLEICLASSTGCELYEASLPITEAVSAVAEGAGVSPSQWALYGGEDFELVFTVKPDRLDSVTSALKEAGAFPCEVGRIAEPGRGCLLVDTGGRRREMKPRGYNHFGE; translated from the coding sequence ATGAGAATCAGGGAAGTGGGAGAATTTGGGCTGATTAATATCCTTGTCAAAAAAATACTGCCGCACTCCGGCAGGGTGGTAAAGGGAATCGGTGATGATACTGCCGTGATGAGACAGGAACCCGGCAGGTTTTTGCTGATGACAACAGATATGCTGGTAGAGGATATTCATTTCAGCTTGAAATACTTTTCCCTGAAGGCGGTGGGCTGGAAGGCTATGGCTGTTAATGTCAGTGATATTGCGGCTATGGGCGGGGTGCCCGGCTTTGCGGCTGTATCTGTCAGTATTCCTCCAGATTGGGAGGTTGAACAGGTCGAAGAACTGTACTCCGGCTTGATTGACTGTTCCAGAGAATACGGAATCGACATTGTTGGCGGTGATACTGTAAGTTCAACCAAAGGACTGACCGTTAACGTGGCCCTCACCGGTTATGTTGAACCTGACCGGGTGGTCTACCGTTCCGGCGCTTCTCCGGGAGATATAATTATGGTTACCGGCCCTCTGGGCAGCTCGGCAGCCGGCTTGTATGTCCTTAACAAACCTCTGCCTGAGGATATGCCGGGGATGAAACCAGGGATGAACCGCGAAAGCGAAGTCATCAGCGCCCACCTTTATCCCAGGGCACGTCTCCGGGAAGGCCGGATTTTGGGCGGCTCGGGGTGCATAAGTGCCATGAATGACATCAGTGACGGGCTGGCCAGTGAAGTTCTGGAAATATGCCTGGCCAGCAGTACCGGCTGCGAGCTGTATGAAGCATCCCTCCCTATTACGGAAGCGGTATCTGCGGTGGCTGAAGGAGCAGGGGTATCCCCCTCCCAGTGGGCGTTATACGGAGGGGAGGATTTTGAGCTGGTTTTTACTGTGAAGCCGGACCGCCTGGACTCAGTAACCTCTGCGCTTAAGGAGGCCGGCGCTTTTCCCTGTGAGGTTGGCCGGATTGCCGAGCCGGGGCGGGGCTGCCTGCTGGTTGATACCGGAGGCCGGCGCAGAGAGATGAAACCCCGGGGATATAACCATTTCGGAGAATAG